The Spirosoma sp. SC4-14 DNA window ACCAATGACTAATGACCACTAACCAATTACGCTTCGTGATGCTTGCCGTCTTGTCCGTTTCCATTGGCAGGTAGAGGTTGCGGAGCATGTTCGGCTGATGGTTCCGACTGTTTGTTTTTCTCGGCGTTCTTTCTCAGTTTTTCAAGACCTTTCTTGCCATAGGCAATGCGGGTAATGCCTACATAGAGCACCGGTACAACAAAAATAGCCAGCGACGTGGCAGCCAGCATACCGCCCAACACCGTTCGGCCAATGGTAGCCCTGGCCACACCACCCGCCCCACTGGCTATAGCCAGCGGAAATACGCCCAGAATAAAGGCGAGCGAGGTCATCAGAATAGGACGTAACCGCAACCGAACGGCTTCGATAGTCGATGCAATCAGTTCTTCGCCCCGGTCGACACGCTCCTTGGCAAATTCGACGATCAGAATAGCGTTTTTGGCAGCCAGACCAATAAGCGTAATCAGACCAATTTGGGCATATACGTTATTGCTCAGATACGGAAATAACATCAGAGCCAGAATGGCACCGAATGCGCCAATAGGCACCGATAACAGAACCGAAAATGGCACCGACCAGCTTTCGTATAAAGCGGCCAGAAACAGGAATACGAACCCAACTGATAGCATAAAAATATAGACGGAGCTATTGCCAGCATTGATTTCTTCCCGGCTCAACCCACCAAAATCGTACGAATAACCCGCCGGAAGTACTTTGGCCGCCACATCGCGCAACACATCATTTACCTGACTACTGCTGTAGCCCTCTTTGGCAGCACCGTTCAACTCCACCGAACGGAATAGGTTGAAGTGCGAAATCAGTGGTGCATTTTCGATTACGCTGGTGGTCATTACGGCACTGATTGGTACCAACTGACCAGCCTGATTACGGACATAATATTGTCCCAGCTTCGAAATATCGTCGCGATACATGGTATCGGCCTGCGCCACTACCCGGAATTTCCGCCCATAAATGATGAAGTCGTTGACATACTGACTACCCAGTAGCGTTTGCATAGTCCGGTAAACATTGCTGACCGATATGCCCAGCTTTTTACATTTTTCCCGATCTACATTGACCCGATAAGCTGGCGTTTTCGCGGTGAAGTAGGTAAAAGCCCGACCAATCTCAGGGCGTTTGTTCAGTTCGGCCAGGAAGTTCTGAACCACATTATCGAATGCCCGAACGTCGTCGTTGCTTTCGCGCTGCTGAATTTCAAATGTAAAGCCTGACGACTGCCCAAGGCCCGGAATGGCCGGTGGCTGCAACACCTGCGGACGTGCGTCGTTCAATCCCGCCAAAGCCCGCTGGAGCTTACCAACCAGCGAATCGGCCTGCATATTCCGTGCTTTCCGATCTTCCCAGGGTTTTAACTGCATAAACACCGTACCACTGTTCGATTTAGATGCGAATGTAACGGCATTCAATCCACCCAATGCAGCAAAATGCGCTACATAAGGTTGCTGTTTCAGAATGCTCATGACTTTATTCAATACCTCCAGACTCCGCGTTGTGGAAGCTGCTTCCGGAATCTCGTAGGTAACAATCAGCCGACCTTCGTCTTCGGTTGGAATAAAACCGGTTGGTTTAGCCCTAAACATTAAGGCTGTTCCTACATACAATACAATCAATCCAACAATTACCAAAGGTGTTGCTTTAATCAGGCGCTTTACGGCATTTGAATACCTGTTTGTAACACGTTCGAACCAGTTATTAAACTTATAGAAGAACTTGTTCAGGCCAGTTGCTTTTTCGTCGATGTGCATTGGCCGTAGCAGCATCGTACACAAAGCGGGGGTCAGTGACAAGGCTACGAATGCCGAAATCAGTACTGATACGGCAATGGTTATGGCAAACTGCTGGTACAAACGGCCCACAATACCCGGTATAAACCCTACAGGAACGAACACGGCTGCCAGAATCAGGGCAATAGCAATTACCGGTGCCGAAATTTCGCGCATGGCTTCGCGGGTGGCATCTTTCGGCGACATTCCCTTATCGATATTCACCTGTACCGCTTCTACCACCACAATGGCATCATCGACCACAATACCAATGGCCAATACAAACGCAAACAGGGTTAGGGTATTTACCGTAAAACCAAGTGGCACAAACAGCGCAAACGTTCCAATGATCGAAACCGGGATTGCCAGCAAGGTAATGAGCGTAGCCCGCCAGCTTTGCAGGAATAAAAACACTACCAACACGACAAGGCCAAGTGCTTCGAGCAACGTTTCGACTACCTCAGAAATAGACACCTGAATTACGGATACCGACTCAAACGGAACCACATATTCAACATCCTTCGGAAATGTCTTTTTGAGAGTTTCCATGGCGGCATAAACCCCCTTTGCCGTCTCAATTGCATTACTACCCGGAAGCTGATAAACAAGCAGATAGGAAGCTCGTTTACCATCAACGAACGAGTTGCTCGCATACGAGAATTTACCCAACTGTACTCGCGCCACATCTTTCAGATAAACCAGCGCTCCACGCGACGGGTCGCTACGGACAATGATGTTGTTGAACTCGTTTTCCTTGCTGAGCCGACTATTCGTAAATACCGTATACTCAAACGCCTGCGAACCAGGTTGTGGCGGTGCGCCTACCGAACCACCAGCAACCTGAAGGTTCTGCTCCTGCAAAGCGGCAACTACATCGTCGGGCGTTAAACCCAACTGCGCCAATCGGTCGGGTTTGAGCCAGATCCGCATACTAAAATCATCGGCCCGGCTGAAAATATCGCCCACACCCGGCACCCGCAGTAAGGCATCGCGGATATAAATATTGGTGTAGTTATCCAGAAACGAAACATTATGGGTGCCATTGGGCGAGAACATGGCCACCAGCATAAACAGCGACGGATTTCGTTTTCGAACGACGACCCCTAATCGGGTAACTTCCTCAGGTAATTGAGGTTGCGCAATTCCAACCCGGTTCTGTACATCGAGTGCGGCAATATTTACATCGGTGCCAATGTTGAATGTCACGTTCATCGTCATTCGCCCGTCGTTGGTTGCGTTGGTTTGTACATAGCTCATCCCCGGTGTGCCGTTCACCTGGGTTTCAATTGGCGTGGCCACCGTTTGTTCTACGGTCTGCGCATCGGCACCCGTGTAGGTACCTGTTACCTGCACAACAGGGGGTGTAATATCGGGATATTGGCTAACCGGCAAACTCAGCAGAGCGAGTATCCCCAGGGCAACAATTACAATAGAGATAACAATTGCCGTTACTGGTCGTTTGATGAATGTTTCTGCAAACACGTCTTTTTCGAATTATGAATGACGAATGATGAAGTATGAATGTCTAGCTTATGCTGGTTTTGTTCATTCATACTTCATCATTCATAATTTATCACTAACTTTCACCTTCGCGCCTTCACGAACTTTCTGCGTGCCTTCGGTAACGATTGTTTCGCCTTCGTCGAGCCCATTTCGAACCACTACCTTCTCGTTGATTCGGGGCCCAAGTGTCACTTTTCTCTGCGTTGCCTTGCTGCTATCGCCAACGGCCCAAACAAAATACTCGCTCATCTGTTCGGTTACCGCTTTATAGGGAATTAGTAGCTCAGGTTTACCCGTACTATTTTTTACCCGAACATTGGCGGCCAGCCCCGCTTTAAGCTGCTTTTGAGGATTTGGAAAGGCAATCCTTACCCGCAGTGTTCCGGTTTGGGGGTCAACGGCCCGGTCGATAATCTGAACCGAACCCGGATATGGATACTTCCCGCCACTGGGCAGCATCAGAATAAATGTCGAATCGCGAACCGCCGATTTGTCGCCCTGAAGCTGTATAAACCGCGAAATTTCCGATTCGTCAACCTGAATATCAGCCGCAATCGGATCGTCGGACGATATGGTATTGAGTGGTGTAGAACCCGGAGCCACAGCAGCGCCCAAACGCACCTGCGAAATACCGATGGTGCCATCCATTGGCGCATAAATGGTCGTATATTTCAGATTCGTAGCTACCTGCTGAATGCTGGCTTCGGCAGCGGCTACCTGCATTTTTGCGGCTTCCAGGGTAGCATTGGCATTGTCGACCAATTGTTTGGCTACAGCATCCTGCTGGGCCAGTGTGTTGTAGCGGTCGGCATCTTTCTGCGCCCGGTTCAGATTGGCTTTCTGTACGTTCAGATTGGCCACGGCCTGGTCATAACTAGCCCGATACTGTTGCGGATCGATGGTATACAGTTTCTGACCTTTCCGCACCCGCTGGCCATCCTGAAAGAAGATTCCGGTTATATTGCCAGCTACCTGCGGCTGTATTTCAACCTCTCGCAACGCCGTTACAGTTGCAGGGAATTCGTCATAATACGTGGCGCTGCCACGGGTCACTTTCACGACCGAAACAGCCGTTGGCGGAGGTGGCCCCTGCTGTTGTGCATTCTTGTTGCCTCCGCAGGAAGCCAGCACAACGCCCGCAGCCAGACAAAGTATATACGGATAAAATTTCATAGAAGTAGCGACCTGAGACTGATTACGAAACATCTCCATCAGAGACAAAGTGGTTGTTAGTTTTGGGGGATTTTACTGCGTTGTCGGAACGGCCAATTATTCAGCAAACCGAATGGCACCCAGCGACTGCTGAACGTCCAGTTTACTGATCAGGACCTGATATAAAGCGTTAAACACATTCAGCCGGGCCGTACGAAGGTCAGCCTCGGCAATGGTTACATCCAGATAGGTTTTTATGCCCGACCGATATTGCAGATTGATGACCCGATATACATCTTCGGCCAGTTGCTGGTTTTCGAGCAGAGCCCTGTAGTTAGCCAGATTGCCTTTATACGTTGCCAGGGCCTGTGCATACTCAGCATCGACGGCACTGGTCAAAGCCGCCAGGTCCCAGTCCAGACGCTGTACCTGCAACTCTGAAATTTTCAATTGCTGAATTCGTCGGCCCCCTTGAAAAATGGGTAAGGCCACGGCCAAACCAATAGCAGAGTTAGGAAACGTCTGTGCATAAAGCTGCGAGAATGCATTGTTCTGATAGAGCAGGTTATAGGTTCCATATGCCGATACGGTTGGCAGATAGGCCCATCGGTTATAACGCACACTGGCATTGAGCAACCGCCCCTGCGTCTGCAAAAGCTGATACTCGATCCGATTCTGTGGATTTACGAGTTGCAGCGTGTCAAGCGCTACTTCACTGGTTAGCTGCAATGTATCGTAGGCAACTGTAAGCTGCGCATTGGGCGGATAGCCCATCAACTGTTTCAGCGTCTGGTATTTCGATCCAATCAGATCGCGGTACTGCTTCCGCTGGGCCACTGAATTGTTCAGCGCAATTTTAGCCCGCTGCGGATCAGTTCGATCAACAATGCCGCTCTGGTATTGATTGGTAGCATCCTGCAAACTGCGTTGCAGCCGTGCGATATCCTCACTCAGAATATCGACCTGGCGCTGGGTCAGAATCAGATCATAAAATGCCTTGCTGACATTCACCACCACGTTAATTTTGTTGTTCGTTGTGGTCTGAGCCGCCTGTAATCGATAGGCGTCGGCCGTCTGGCTGGCCAGCAACAAATCCCGGTTAAACACACTCTGATTCAGTGAAAACGAAACCGTAGACGTGTTTTTTGCGCCCAGTGTTGTCGGAATACGTTCGCCAGAAGCATTCGGGATAAGTGTAACGGGTAGTTTCAGATTGTGTACTAAATTATACCCGGCAGCAATCTGCGGATACCAGGCAGCCAGCGAACTCTGAACCGTACGTTCAGCCACTTCCTGATCAATAAGTGACTGACGAATAAGGGGTTGATGACTGAGTGCATACCGTATACAATCGTCCAGATACGCTTGTTTTGCCAGAGAGTCGGTGTTTTTCTGGGCAAAAGCTCCACCAGGGAGCCAGGCCCCTACCAAAAAGAGAAAGCCAATAAAACCTTTTTTCATAA harbors:
- a CDS encoding efflux RND transporter permease subunit, with protein sequence MFAETFIKRPVTAIVISIVIVALGILALLSLPVSQYPDITPPVVQVTGTYTGADAQTVEQTVATPIETQVNGTPGMSYVQTNATNDGRMTMNVTFNIGTDVNIAALDVQNRVGIAQPQLPEEVTRLGVVVRKRNPSLFMLVAMFSPNGTHNVSFLDNYTNIYIRDALLRVPGVGDIFSRADDFSMRIWLKPDRLAQLGLTPDDVVAALQEQNLQVAGGSVGAPPQPGSQAFEYTVFTNSRLSKENEFNNIIVRSDPSRGALVYLKDVARVQLGKFSYASNSFVDGKRASYLLVYQLPGSNAIETAKGVYAAMETLKKTFPKDVEYVVPFESVSVIQVSISEVVETLLEALGLVVLVVFLFLQSWRATLITLLAIPVSIIGTFALFVPLGFTVNTLTLFAFVLAIGIVVDDAIVVVEAVQVNIDKGMSPKDATREAMREISAPVIAIALILAAVFVPVGFIPGIVGRLYQQFAITIAVSVLISAFVALSLTPALCTMLLRPMHIDEKATGLNKFFYKFNNWFERVTNRYSNAVKRLIKATPLVIVGLIVLYVGTALMFRAKPTGFIPTEDEGRLIVTYEIPEAASTTRSLEVLNKVMSILKQQPYVAHFAALGGLNAVTFASKSNSGTVFMQLKPWEDRKARNMQADSLVGKLQRALAGLNDARPQVLQPPAIPGLGQSSGFTFEIQQRESNDDVRAFDNVVQNFLAELNKRPEIGRAFTYFTAKTPAYRVNVDREKCKKLGISVSNVYRTMQTLLGSQYVNDFIIYGRKFRVVAQADTMYRDDISKLGQYYVRNQAGQLVPISAVMTTSVIENAPLISHFNLFRSVELNGAAKEGYSSSQVNDVLRDVAAKVLPAGYSYDFGGLSREEINAGNSSVYIFMLSVGFVFLFLAALYESWSVPFSVLLSVPIGAFGAILALMLFPYLSNNVYAQIGLITLIGLAAKNAILIVEFAKERVDRGEELIASTIEAVRLRLRPILMTSLAFILGVFPLAIASGAGGVARATIGRTVLGGMLAATSLAIFVVPVLYVGITRIAYGKKGLEKLRKNAEKNKQSEPSAEHAPQPLPANGNGQDGKHHEA
- a CDS encoding efflux RND transporter periplasmic adaptor subunit, which codes for MKFYPYILCLAAGVVLASCGGNKNAQQQGPPPPTAVSVVKVTRGSATYYDEFPATVTALREVEIQPQVAGNITGIFFQDGQRVRKGQKLYTIDPQQYRASYDQAVANLNVQKANLNRAQKDADRYNTLAQQDAVAKQLVDNANATLEAAKMQVAAAEASIQQVATNLKYTTIYAPMDGTIGISQVRLGAAVAPGSTPLNTISSDDPIAADIQVDESEISRFIQLQGDKSAVRDSTFILMLPSGGKYPYPGSVQIIDRAVDPQTGTLRVRIAFPNPQKQLKAGLAANVRVKNSTGKPELLIPYKAVTEQMSEYFVWAVGDSSKATQRKVTLGPRINEKVVVRNGLDEGETIVTEGTQKVREGAKVKVSDKL
- a CDS encoding TolC family protein, whose translation is MKKGFIGFLFLVGAWLPGGAFAQKNTDSLAKQAYLDDCIRYALSHQPLIRQSLIDQEVAERTVQSSLAAWYPQIAAGYNLVHNLKLPVTLIPNASGERIPTTLGAKNTSTVSFSLNQSVFNRDLLLASQTADAYRLQAAQTTTNNKINVVVNVSKAFYDLILTQRQVDILSEDIARLQRSLQDATNQYQSGIVDRTDPQRAKIALNNSVAQRKQYRDLIGSKYQTLKQLMGYPPNAQLTVAYDTLQLTSEVALDTLQLVNPQNRIEYQLLQTQGRLLNASVRYNRWAYLPTVSAYGTYNLLYQNNAFSQLYAQTFPNSAIGLAVALPIFQGGRRIQQLKISELQVQRLDWDLAALTSAVDAEYAQALATYKGNLANYRALLENQQLAEDVYRVINLQYRSGIKTYLDVTIAEADLRTARLNVFNALYQVLISKLDVQQSLGAIRFAE